The following proteins come from a genomic window of Micromonospora zamorensis:
- a CDS encoding helix-turn-helix transcriptional regulator, translated as MSTRDRVTQLLLERGATTAAQLGAALGLSPAAIRRHLDAMLAEGDVYAREQTVQGSRGRGRPAKVFMLTEAARVRCGTHHYDNMATAALRWIARSGGSGAVEAFATEQVSALESRCRAAMEDAGEDPLARAEALASALTAEGYAANATTIASGGQLCQHHCPVAHVAAEFPQLCEAETAVISRLVGTHVQRLATIAHGDGVCTTHIPTQPGRVQSGNPVTTVRTDR; from the coding sequence ATCTCCACCCGGGACCGGGTCACCCAGTTGCTGCTGGAGCGGGGTGCGACCACCGCTGCTCAGCTTGGCGCGGCCCTCGGGCTCAGCCCGGCGGCGATTCGCCGGCACCTGGACGCGATGCTCGCCGAGGGTGACGTCTATGCCCGCGAGCAGACCGTGCAGGGCAGCCGCGGGCGTGGGCGTCCGGCCAAGGTGTTCATGCTGACCGAGGCCGCCCGGGTGCGCTGTGGCACACACCACTACGACAACATGGCCACCGCCGCGTTGCGGTGGATCGCCCGCAGCGGCGGTTCGGGCGCGGTCGAGGCGTTCGCCACCGAGCAGGTGTCGGCCCTGGAATCCCGCTGTCGAGCGGCCATGGAAGACGCCGGCGAGGACCCTCTCGCGCGTGCCGAGGCACTCGCCTCGGCGCTCACCGCCGAGGGTTACGCTGCCAATGCGACCACGATCGCCTCCGGCGGTCAGCTCTGCCAGCACCACTGCCCGGTGGCGCACGTGGCCGCCGAGTTTCCCCAGCTGTGCGAGGCCGAGACCGCGGTGATTTCCCGTCTGGTCGGCACCCACGTGCAGCGCCTGGCCACCATCGCGCACGGCGACGGGGTGTGCACCACGCACATTCCGACCCAGCCGGGCCGTGTTCAATCCGGTAATCCCGTCACCACTGTGAGGACAGATAGATGA
- the sufB gene encoding Fe-S cluster assembly protein SufB gives MTEQIVQPLTQEEQLAALGRYEYGWSDPDAAGAVAQRGINEAVVRDISAKKSEPAWMLDLRLKGLRLFGRKPMPAWGADLSGIDFDNIKYFVRSTEKQATSWEDLPEDIKNTYDRLGIPEAEKQRLVAGVAAQYESEVVYHKIREDLEEQGVLFLDTDTALREHEDVFKEYFGTVIPVGDNKFAALNTSVWSGGSFIYVPKGVQVEIPLQAYFRINTENMGQFERTLIIVDEGAYVHYVEGCTAPLYSSDSLHSAVVEIIVKKNARCRYTTIQNWSNNVYNLVTKRAVCHEGATMEWVDGNIGSKVTMKYPAVYMTGEHAKGEVLSVAMAGEGQHQDAGAKMVHAAPHTSSTIISKSIARGGGRTSYRGLVQVLEGSHHSRSTVKCDALLVDTISRSDTYPYVDIREDDVSMGHEATVSKISDDQLFYLMSRGLSEDEAMAMIVRGFIEPIAKELPMEYALELNRLIELQMEGAVG, from the coding sequence ATGACCGAGCAGATCGTCCAGCCCCTGACCCAGGAAGAGCAGCTCGCGGCCCTGGGTCGGTACGAGTACGGCTGGTCCGACCCGGACGCCGCCGGGGCGGTTGCCCAGCGCGGCATCAACGAGGCGGTGGTGCGGGACATCTCGGCCAAGAAGAGCGAGCCGGCGTGGATGCTCGACCTGCGGCTGAAGGGCCTGCGGCTGTTCGGCCGCAAGCCGATGCCGGCCTGGGGCGCGGACCTCAGCGGGATCGACTTCGACAACATCAAGTACTTCGTGCGGTCCACCGAGAAGCAGGCCACCAGCTGGGAGGACCTGCCGGAGGACATCAAGAACACGTACGACCGGCTGGGCATCCCGGAGGCGGAGAAGCAGCGGCTGGTCGCGGGTGTCGCGGCGCAGTACGAGTCCGAGGTCGTCTACCACAAGATCCGTGAGGACCTTGAGGAGCAGGGAGTTCTCTTCCTGGACACGGACACGGCGCTGCGCGAGCACGAGGACGTCTTCAAGGAGTACTTCGGCACGGTGATCCCGGTCGGCGACAACAAGTTCGCCGCCCTGAACACCTCCGTGTGGTCCGGTGGCTCGTTCATCTACGTGCCGAAGGGTGTGCAGGTGGAGATCCCGCTGCAGGCCTACTTCCGGATCAACACGGAGAACATGGGCCAGTTCGAGCGGACGCTGATCATCGTTGACGAGGGTGCGTACGTGCACTACGTCGAGGGCTGCACCGCGCCGCTCTACTCCTCCGACTCGCTGCACAGCGCGGTCGTGGAGATCATCGTCAAGAAGAACGCGCGCTGCCGTTACACGACCATCCAGAACTGGTCGAACAACGTCTACAACCTGGTCACCAAGCGCGCCGTCTGCCACGAGGGCGCGACCATGGAGTGGGTCGACGGCAACATCGGCTCCAAGGTGACGATGAAGTACCCGGCGGTCTACATGACCGGCGAGCACGCCAAGGGCGAGGTGCTCTCGGTGGCGATGGCTGGCGAGGGCCAGCACCAGGACGCCGGCGCCAAGATGGTGCACGCCGCGCCGCACACCTCCTCGACCATCATCTCCAAGTCGATCGCCCGGGGCGGCGGCCGCACCTCGTACCGGGGTCTGGTGCAGGTGCTGGAGGGTTCGCACCACAGCCGGAGCACTGTCAAGTGCGACGCGCTGCTGGTCGACACCATCTCCCGCTCGGACACCTACCCGTACGTCGACATCCGTGAGGACGACGTGTCGATGGGTCACGAGGCGACCGTGTCCAAGATCAGCGACGACCAGCTCTTCTACCTGATGAGCCGGGGCCTGAGCGAGGACGAGGCGATGGCCATGATCGTGCGTGGCTTCATCGAGCCGATCGCCAAGGAGCTTCCGATGGAGTACGCCCTGGAGCTCAACCGCCTGATCGAGCTTCAGATGGAGGGCGC